Proteins encoded within one genomic window of Rhododendron vialii isolate Sample 1 chromosome 1a, ASM3025357v1:
- the LOC131329832 gene encoding uncharacterized protein LOC131329832 encodes MGSIRQRLLEAQERTTEQVKVIRLRLLTAQSRQKSYADYRRRPLSFEVGDHVFLKVSPRRGLSRFGKKGKLSSCYIDPFDIIEKIEEVAYRLALPSRLSNVHDVFHSELELEADASYGEEPIRILDTRDQVLKGKTISLVQVLWKSQGSEELTWEREDEVREKYPYLFPG; translated from the exons ATGGGATCGATTCGCCAACGACTTTTAGAGGCTCAAGAAAGAACTACCGAACAAGTCAAGGTGATTCGCTTAAGGTTGCTAACCGCTCAAAGTCGACAAAAGAGCTATGCCGACTATCGTCGTCGCCCATTATCATTCGAAGTGGGAGATCACGTGTTTCTTAAAGTATCGCCACGTCGAGGTTTATCACGTTTTGGGAAGAAAGGAAAGCTTTCATCGTGTTATATCGATCCATTCGACATTATCGAGAAAATCGAGGAGGTTGCGTACCGTCTAGCTTTGCCATCGAGATTATCGAATGTGCATGATGTGTTTCAC TCCGAACTCGAATTGGAAGCCGACGCATCATATGGGGAAGAGCCAATACGTATCCTAGACACGCGTGATCAAGTGTTGAAGGGTAAGACGATATCACTAGTGCAAGTATTGTGGAAAAGTCAGGGTAGTGAGGAGTTGACTTGGGAACGAGAAGATGAAGTTAGGGAGAAGTACCCGTACCTATTTCCGGGATAA